In Debaryomyces hansenii CBS767 chromosome A complete sequence, a genomic segment contains:
- a CDS encoding DEHA2D15312p (similar to uniprot|P25284 Neurospora crassa nuo NADH- ubiquinone oxidoreductase 40 kDa subunit mitochondrial precursor) encodes MLRVSARQISPVGRQTRSIYTSVLDSDINITRNGKVNVSVGHGGRSSRTGYTATVFGASGFLGRYLTSKLARHGTTTVVPFRDDMKKRFLKVTGDLGVVNFVEIDARNLKSIQDSVAHSDIVFNCIGVDYNTKNFSMADVNIGLTERITQAVKDAGVPRFVHVSSYNANPDSKSVFYATKGVGEQVVRDILPESTIVRPAPMFGREDNLLNYLGPKLKMWTPNKNAKEIYPIHVMDVARGLEKIGFDDSTLGQTYELYGPEKFSYHEIRQMIHGITQNFAQAGPLPYSFADYQIPLPLAKLVAELKQLVYWKLTNPDQIERHLINQTIDPTAKTFKDLEIEDLDQLANVLFTYVKHWRHPLIAQKGAPSAKELRQIQHFS; translated from the coding sequence atgttGAGAGTTTCCGCTAGACAAATAAGCCCAGTGGGTAGACAAACAAGATCTATTTACACTTCCGTTTTAGACTCGGACATTAATATTACAAGAAACGGGAAAGTTAATGTTTCGGTGGGTCATGGTGGACGTTCGTCTAGAACTGGATACACTGCTACTGTTTTCGGTGCTTCTGGGTTTTTAGGTCGTTATTTGACTTCCAAATTGGCCAGACACGGTACCACTACTGTTGTACCATTCAGAGATGATATGAAAAAGAGATTTTTAAAGGTTACTGGGGATTTAGGAGTTGTTAactttgttgaaattgatgcCAGAAACTTGAAGTCGATTCAAGATTCCGTTGCTCATTCTGATATTGTCTTCAATTGTATCGGGGTCGACTATAACACCAAGAACTTTTCGATGGCAGATGTTAACATTGGGTTAACGGAAAGAATCACACAAGCGGTCAAAGATGCTGGTGTTCCAAGATTTGTTCATGTTTCGTCGTATAATGCTAACCCAGACTCAAAGTCTGTCTTCTACGCAACTAAGGGTGTCGGTGAACAAGTTGTGCGTGATATCTTACCAGAGTCTACAATCGTTAGACCAGCTCCAATGTTCGGCCGTGAAGACAACTTATTAAACTATTTAGGACCAAAGTTGAAAATGTGGACTCCAAATAAGAATGCCAAAGAAATTTACCCAATCCACGTTATGGACGTCGCCAGAGGTTTAGAAAAGATCGGTTTTGATGACTCCACTCTTGGCCAAACTTATGAATTATACGGTCCTGAAAAATTCTCCTACCACGAAATCAGACAAATGATTCACGGTATCACTCAAAATTTTGCTCAAGCTGGTCCTTTACCTTACAGTTTTGCTGATTACCAAATTCCATTACCACTTGCTAAACTAGTCGCTGAACTTAAGCAATTGGTGTACTGGAAGTTAACAAACCCAGATCAAATCGAAAGACATTTAATCAACCAAACTATTGACCCAACTGCTAAGACTTTCAAAGatttagaaattgaagatttagaCCAATTGGCTAATGTGTTGTTCACATACGTCAAGCACTGGAGACATCCATTGATTGCCCAAAAGGGTGCTCC
- a CDS encoding DEHA2D15290p (highly similar to uniprot|P23594 Saccharomyces cerevisiae YDL134C PPH21 Catalytic subunit of protein phosphatase 2A functionally redundant with Pph22p), with protein sequence MDLDTDVPMEDVSNDQQLNQRFDESTSGPGQQQSQPSNSKDLNTSSINQLDQWIEKLSACEPLSEGDVKNLCDMAMDVLQFEENVQPVQVPVTICGDVHGQFHDLMELFKIGGPCPDTNYLFMGDYVDRGYYSVETVSYLVCMKVRYPNRITILRGNHESRQITQVYGFYDECLRKYGSAAVWKLFTDLFDYFPITALVDNKVFCLHGGLSPMIETIDQVRELNRIQEVPHEGPMCDLLWSDPDDRGGWGISPRGAGFTFGQDISEQFNHTNDLSLIARAHQLVMEGYSWSHQESVVTIFSAPNYCYRCGNQAAIMEVDEQHNRQFLQYDPSVRPGEPTVTRKTPDYFL encoded by the coding sequence ATGGATTTAGACACTGATGTTCCAATGGAGGACGTTAGCAATGACCAACAATTGAACCAAAGATTCGATGAATCTACGTCTGGTCCAGGCCAGCAACAATCACAGCCATCTAACAGCAAAGATTTGAACACATCGTCCATTAATCAATTAGATCAATGGATTGAAAAACTATCTGCGTGCGAGCCATTATCAGAGGGGGATGTAAAAAACTTGTGCGATATGGCCATGGATGTTTTACAGTTTGAAGAGAATGTGCAACCGGTCCAAGTCCCGGTAACTATATGTGGGGATGTTCACGGACAATTTCACGATTTGATGGAGTTGTTTAAGATCGGGGGACCATGTCCAGACACGAACTATTTATTCATGGGTGATTATGTTGATAGAGGATACTATTCAGTGGAAACTGTTTCATACTTAGTTTGTATGAAGGTGAGGTACCCTAATAGAATTACTATATTGAGAGGTAATCACGAGTCCAGACAAATCACACAAGTGTACGGATTCTATGATGAATGTCTAAGGAAATACGGTTCTGCGGCCGTTTGGAAATTGTTCACCGACTTATTCGACTATTTCCCTATTACTGCATTGGTTGATAATAAGGTATTCTGCTTGCACGGAGGATTATCACCAATGATCGAAACGATTGATCAAGTAAGAGAATTGAATAGAATCCAGGAAGTTCCACATGAAGGTCCTATGTGTGACTTGTTATGGTCTGATCCTGACGATCGAGGTGGATGGGGGATTTCTCCAAGAGGTGCAGGATTCACTTTTGGTCAAGATATTTCAGAACAATTCAACCACACTAATGACTTAAGTTTAATTGCAAGAGCTCACCAGTTGGTAATGGAAGGTTACTCATGGTCCCATCAAGAGTCTGTGGTGACCATCTTCTCTGCACCAAACTATTGTTATAGATGTGGTAACCAGGCAGCCATCATGGAAGTGGATGAACAGCATAACAGACAATTCTTACAATATGACCCATCAGTCAGACCAGGCGAACCAACTGTGACAAGAAAAACTCCCGACTACTTCTTATGA